A single genomic interval of Flavobacteriales bacterium harbors:
- the gmd gene encoding GDP-mannose 4,6-dehydratase, which produces MAKKSTKSSGKKRKVALITGVTGQDGAYLSELLLNKGYEVHGVKRRSSLFNTDRIDHLYHDMHEKGRPFHLHYGDLTDSVNCLRLVQQIQPDEIYNLAAMSHVHVSFEMPEYTANADGIGTLRFLEAIRILGLEKKTKFYQASTSELYGGVRPHAQNEETPFHPRSPYGVAKLYGFWITKNYRESYGIFACNGILFNHESPLRGETFVTRKITRAAAKIKLGLQDTLYLGNLDAKRDWGHAKDYVEGMWLMLQAKKPDDYVLATGKTYTVRHFVDLAFGEVGIKLEWKGKGEKEKGVDRKTGKVLVAIDKRYYRPAEVDHLEGDPTKAMRELGWKHKYDLKALVKEMMASDLELFKRDVYLKKGGHKILHEQE; this is translated from the coding sequence ATGGCCAAGAAAAGCACGAAGTCGAGCGGAAAGAAGCGCAAGGTCGCCTTGATCACCGGTGTCACCGGACAGGACGGCGCCTACCTGAGCGAGCTCCTGTTGAACAAGGGCTACGAGGTGCACGGCGTGAAGCGCCGCAGCTCGCTCTTCAACACCGACCGCATCGACCACCTCTACCACGACATGCACGAGAAGGGCCGTCCCTTCCACCTGCACTACGGCGACCTCACCGACAGCGTGAACTGCCTGCGCCTGGTGCAGCAGATCCAGCCGGACGAGATCTACAACCTGGCCGCGATGAGCCATGTGCACGTGAGCTTCGAGATGCCCGAGTACACGGCCAACGCCGACGGCATCGGCACGCTGCGCTTCCTGGAGGCCATCCGCATCCTGGGCCTCGAGAAGAAGACCAAGTTCTATCAGGCCTCCACCTCCGAGCTCTACGGCGGTGTGCGTCCGCATGCGCAGAACGAGGAAACGCCGTTCCATCCGCGCAGTCCCTACGGTGTGGCCAAGCTGTACGGCTTCTGGATCACCAAGAACTACCGCGAGAGCTACGGCATCTTCGCCTGCAACGGCATCCTCTTCAACCACGAGAGCCCGCTGCGCGGTGAGACCTTCGTGACCCGCAAGATCACCCGCGCCGCGGCGAAGATCAAGCTGGGCCTGCAGGATACGCTCTACCTGGGCAACCTGGACGCCAAGCGCGACTGGGGCCACGCCAAGGATTACGTGGAAGGCATGTGGCTGATGCTGCAGGCGAAGAAGCCCGACGACTACGTGCTCGCCACCGGCAAGACCTACACCGTGCGCCACTTCGTTGACCTCGCCTTCGGGGAGGTGGGCATCAAGCTCGAGTGGAAGGGCAAGGGCGAGAAGGAGAAGGGGGTCGACAGGAAGACCGGCAAGGTGCTCGTGGCCATCGACAAGCGCTACTACCGTCCCGCCGAGGTGGACCACCTGGAGGGCGACCCCACCAAGGCCATGCGCGAGCTGGGCTGGAAGCACAAGTACGACCTGAAGGCCCTGGTGAAGGAGATGATGGCCAGCGACCTGGAGCTCTTCAAGCGCGACGTGTACCTGAAGAAGGGCGGCCACAAGATCCTGCACGAACAGGAGTGA
- the cysQ gene encoding 3'(2'),5'-bisphosphate nucleotidase CysQ, which produces MQHTAPGDLLGPAIAAAFDAGRAILEVYAGAIAVELKDDRSPLTEADRRAHRAIVTALASTGLPVLSEEGQELPVEERQRWERYWLVDPLDGTKEFVKRNGEFTVNIALMERDGEPSGALGAARPIAGVLYVPVKDLLYFAWGGGGAHRIERAATRGASSAYELAAQAERLPLSMPQRPFTIVASRSHASPETEAYIARMRQQHGEVALTSMGSALKIALVAEGSADAYPRYAPTMEWDSAAGHAIANEAGRTLIDVTTNAPLRYNKHSLVNNWFIVH; this is translated from the coding sequence ATGCAGCACACGGCCCCCGGTGACCTGCTCGGTCCGGCGATCGCCGCGGCGTTCGATGCCGGGCGCGCGATCCTCGAGGTCTACGCCGGCGCCATCGCCGTGGAGCTGAAGGACGACCGCTCGCCGCTCACGGAGGCGGACCGCCGCGCACACCGGGCCATCGTGACCGCGCTTGCCTCCACGGGGCTGCCGGTGCTCAGCGAGGAAGGCCAGGAACTGCCCGTGGAGGAGCGCCAGCGCTGGGAGCGTTACTGGCTGGTGGACCCGCTGGACGGCACCAAGGAGTTCGTCAAGCGCAACGGCGAGTTCACGGTGAACATCGCGCTGATGGAGCGCGACGGCGAACCCTCCGGTGCGTTGGGCGCAGCGCGGCCGATCGCCGGGGTGCTCTACGTGCCTGTGAAGGACCTGCTCTACTTCGCCTGGGGTGGGGGTGGGGCCCACCGGATCGAGCGGGCGGCAACCCGGGGCGCCTCCTCGGCGTATGAACTTGCCGCACAGGCCGAGCGCCTGCCGCTATCCATGCCCCAGCGCCCCTTCACCATCGTGGCCAGCCGCAGCCATGCGAGCCCCGAGACCGAGGCCTACATCGCACGCATGCGACAGCAGCACGGCGAGGTGGCCCTCACCAGCATGGGCAGCGCCTTGAAGATCGCCCTGGTGGCCGAAGGCAGCGCCGATGCCTACCCGCGCTACGCCCCCACCATGGAGTGGGACAGCGCCGCCGGCCACGCCATCGCCAACGAGGCGGGTCGCACGCTCATCGATGTGACCACGAACGCGCCTTTGCGCTACAACAAGCATTCCCTGGTGAACAACTGGTTCATCGTCCACTGA
- a CDS encoding amidohydrolase family protein, which produces MRSLLPPASGLLCAVTFLGTAMAQVTAPVNGPHDRNVPVHAFVHATLHPEPGRTVYDATLVVTGERITAVGRDVSVPKDAVVHDLRGAHVWPGLVEPYGDLGMPKDAPAPARTLAGARHWNPAVRATQRAAARYAPDADQAARLRAQGVTAVWVHQPDGIVRGTGAVVLPAGRSPQLDVLVADASAHFSFQKGSSTDPYPSSLTGSIALLRQTLLDARWYGEGGAAELRDAELEALASQQRLPWVFEARDREDVLRIAALGREHGFRAIVKGGGDEVARWREVADAGLDLILPVVQPDAPDVRDPHDALEVPIARLKHWELAPHGPRILHQAGVRFAFTRHGLKEPEDWWPAVRRMVRCGLDSSTAIAACTTVPAAYLGLEDRLGVLATGALANLLITTDHLLAEDNAVQETWVAGERFVLADRSLPDVRGTYDLNIDGRTLRLEVTGGRWRDRKATLRGAAGDTAKYAADLTHSGERIGLRFDARAIGRAGDVRLNGTVHAEGAIWDGQGVIPGDIWTPWSAVRRADAAPVKDPAARKATLDSLLASAPGAVWAPFSAYGDTLVPDSATILFKGATVWTNTERGILRQADVLVHQGRVAAVGTALDPTTVLTGRTPPAVREVNATGLHLTPGIVDEHSHIALRRGVNEGGQAISAEVRMTDVVDPDDVDIYRQLAGGVTAAQLLHGSANPIGGQSALVKLRWGLSADAFPIDDARGFIKFALGENVKQSTSPHGHRYPRTRMGVEQVMLDAFLRARDHRALHDAHAAAVARTGARRRRTAPPPAPRRDLELEALAEVLRGERFISCHSYVQSEIEMLMDLADSLGFTVNTFTHILEGYKMADRMREHGVAASTFSDWWAYKWEVYEAIPYNAALLWQAGVLTGINSDDAEMGRRLNQEAAKAVKYGGVPEEEALKMVTLNPARMLHLDHRMGTVEPGKDADLVLWSAHPLSIDARAEMTLVDGRPLYERSRDERLRAMIRTERDRLVTKVLAAQRLGARTEAPAPKKDGHWHCETLGEEP; this is translated from the coding sequence ATGCGGTCCCTTCTTCCGCCGGCCTCCGGCCTCCTGTGCGCCGTGACGTTCCTGGGGACGGCCATGGCCCAGGTGACCGCCCCGGTGAACGGGCCGCACGACCGCAACGTGCCGGTGCACGCGTTCGTGCACGCCACGTTGCATCCCGAGCCGGGCCGCACTGTGTACGACGCCACCCTCGTGGTGACCGGGGAGCGCATCACGGCCGTGGGCAGGGACGTCAGCGTGCCGAAGGATGCCGTGGTGCACGACCTGCGTGGCGCGCATGTGTGGCCGGGGCTCGTGGAGCCGTACGGCGACCTCGGCATGCCCAAGGACGCACCGGCACCCGCCCGCACACTGGCCGGAGCGCGCCATTGGAACCCGGCCGTGCGGGCCACCCAGCGGGCGGCGGCCCGCTACGCCCCCGATGCCGATCAGGCCGCCCGCCTTCGCGCGCAGGGTGTCACCGCCGTGTGGGTGCACCAGCCCGATGGCATCGTGCGCGGCACCGGCGCGGTGGTGCTCCCGGCAGGCCGGTCCCCGCAACTGGATGTGCTGGTGGCCGACGCTTCGGCGCACTTCTCCTTTCAGAAGGGCAGCTCCACCGACCCCTACCCGTCCTCGCTCACCGGCTCGATCGCCCTGTTGCGGCAGACCTTGCTGGATGCCCGTTGGTATGGCGAAGGGGGCGCCGCCGAACTGCGCGATGCCGAATTGGAGGCCTTGGCCTCTCAGCAACGCCTGCCCTGGGTGTTCGAGGCCCGCGATCGCGAGGATGTCCTGCGGATCGCCGCCCTGGGACGCGAGCATGGGTTCCGGGCCATCGTCAAAGGCGGCGGCGATGAGGTTGCCCGATGGCGCGAGGTGGCCGACGCCGGTCTCGACCTCATCCTGCCCGTGGTGCAGCCCGATGCGCCCGATGTCCGTGACCCGCACGACGCCCTCGAGGTGCCCATCGCCCGGCTCAAGCACTGGGAGCTCGCGCCCCACGGTCCCCGTATCCTGCACCAGGCCGGGGTGCGCTTCGCCTTCACCCGCCACGGGCTGAAGGAGCCGGAGGACTGGTGGCCCGCGGTGCGCCGCATGGTGCGTTGCGGCCTCGACAGCAGCACCGCCATCGCCGCCTGCACCACCGTGCCCGCGGCCTACCTCGGTCTGGAGGACCGCCTGGGCGTCCTCGCCACCGGGGCCCTGGCCAACCTGCTCATCACCACGGACCACCTGCTGGCCGAGGACAATGCCGTGCAGGAGACCTGGGTGGCGGGTGAACGGTTCGTGCTGGCCGACCGGAGCCTGCCTGATGTGCGGGGCACCTATGACCTGAACATCGACGGGCGGACCCTGCGCCTGGAGGTGACCGGTGGACGGTGGCGCGACCGCAAGGCGACGCTCCGCGGTGCCGCCGGTGACACCGCGAAGTATGCCGCCGACCTCACGCACAGTGGCGAACGCATCGGACTGCGTTTCGATGCCAGGGCGATCGGCCGCGCTGGCGATGTTCGGCTCAACGGTACGGTGCACGCCGAGGGTGCCATCTGGGACGGCCAGGGGGTGATCCCCGGCGATATCTGGACACCGTGGAGCGCCGTGCGCCGCGCCGATGCCGCGCCCGTGAAGGATCCCGCAGCCCGCAAGGCGACCCTGGACAGTCTGCTCGCCAGCGCGCCCGGGGCCGTATGGGCGCCGTTCTCCGCCTACGGCGATACCCTGGTGCCCGACTCCGCCACCATCCTCTTCAAAGGCGCCACGGTATGGACGAACACCGAGCGGGGCATCCTCCGCCAGGCGGATGTCCTCGTGCATCAGGGGCGTGTGGCCGCGGTCGGCACCGCCCTCGATCCCACCACCGTGCTCACCGGACGGACCCCACCGGCGGTGCGCGAGGTGAACGCGACGGGCCTGCACCTCACCCCGGGCATCGTGGACGAGCATTCGCACATCGCGTTGCGGCGCGGCGTCAACGAAGGAGGGCAGGCCATCAGCGCCGAGGTGCGCATGACCGATGTGGTCGATCCGGACGATGTGGACATCTACCGCCAGCTCGCCGGCGGGGTCACGGCCGCGCAATTGCTGCACGGATCGGCCAACCCCATCGGGGGCCAGAGCGCCCTGGTGAAGCTGCGCTGGGGCCTTTCTGCTGACGCCTTTCCGATCGATGATGCACGGGGTTTCATCAAGTTCGCCCTGGGCGAGAACGTCAAGCAGAGCACTTCGCCGCATGGCCATCGGTACCCCCGCACGCGCATGGGCGTGGAGCAGGTGATGCTGGACGCCTTCCTGCGCGCCCGCGATCACCGTGCGTTGCACGACGCCCACGCGGCCGCGGTCGCCAGGACCGGAGCGCGCCGTCGCCGCACGGCCCCGCCTCCCGCGCCCCGCCGCGACCTGGAGCTCGAGGCCCTCGCCGAGGTCCTTCGCGGCGAGCGCTTCATCAGCTGCCACAGCTACGTGCAGAGCGAGATCGAAATGTTGATGGACCTCGCCGACAGCCTTGGATTCACGGTGAACACCTTCACCCACATCCTCGAAGGCTACAAGATGGCCGACCGGATGCGCGAGCACGGGGTGGCCGCCAGCACCTTCAGCGACTGGTGGGCCTACAAGTGGGAGGTGTACGAGGCCATCCCCTACAACGCGGCGCTGCTCTGGCAGGCCGGTGTGCTCACCGGCATCAACAGCGATGATGCGGAGATGGGCCGCCGCCTGAACCAGGAGGCCGCCAAGGCCGTGAAGTACGGCGGGGTGCCCGAGGAGGAGGCCCTGAAGATGGTGACCCTCAACCCCGCACGCATGCTGCATCTTGACCACCGGATGGGCACCGTGGAGCCCGGCAAGGACGCCGACCTTGTGCTGTGGAGCGCCCATCCGTTGAGCATCGACGCCCGCGCCGAGATGACCCTGGTCGACGGAAGGCCGCTGTACGAACGGTCACGTGACGAGCGCCTCCGCGCGATGATCCGCACCGAACGCGACCGCCTGGTGACCAAGGTGCTCGCCGCGCAGCGACTGGGCGCCCGCACCGAGGCGCCCGCACCGAAGAAGGACGGACACTGGCATTGTGAGACCCTCGGCGAGGAACCATGA
- a CDS encoding penicillin-binding protein: protein MARKRGKGKGKRKAPGIGAILLLLVLAAVSGLGLLVALVSFNVFGRLPSQAELAAIEHEEATLVFAEDGTLIGKLFAEERTNIRYEDLPQHLIDALVSTEDARFFEHQGVDGTSYVRVFFRTILGGDRSAGGGSTISQQIIKNLYGRERHGLLTVPVNKIKEALVAQRLERVYDKRGVLVLYLNSVPFGENLHGIESAARRFFGRSTSRLSVEEAAVLVGMLKANTAYNPRLHPDRARERRNTVLGLMEKHGHLDARTADSLQALPLKLRYTGLDAYDVYGYFVARVAEEAEALLREQAAAAPSGGKKKKVLRAPVPPAALPDLRKDGLRIHTTLDPELQHLAVEASRAHLARMQPRLDAELKASKARTAWERAKGRKADRAWKADATAPRELYDHTGVRVDTIGHRDSLWHYHRLLNAAVLMMEPGTGNVRAWVGGGHPRYLPYDLVKARRSIASAIKPVIYAAALEAGHAPCTYLSNTPRTYAEYDDWAPGNFDGDTTGGEVAMWAALARSMNLPTVDLYFRLDQDSLRDVVRALGIPGVQVQHPSVCLGSSDLSLLDMVPVYAAFAARGQRPRPRLITRITDADGKVLYEAPRPRSRRALTAEVADAMNAMLRRAVDQGTGTALRSRHGVGGALAGKTGTSQDQRDAWFFGYTPGLVVGTWVGARDPSVHFRGALGTGSQLALPIAGQVFHGIEASSELRRRYMRPFTAPDSARFVMDCPARHEPGWIERLFGGPPEDPTDTNARPGFLQRLFRDREQER, encoded by the coding sequence ATGGCGAGGAAGCGCGGCAAGGGGAAGGGGAAGCGGAAGGCGCCGGGGATCGGGGCCATCCTGCTGCTGCTCGTGCTCGCCGCCGTAAGCGGGCTCGGGCTGCTGGTGGCACTGGTGTCGTTCAACGTGTTCGGTCGGCTGCCCAGCCAGGCCGAGCTGGCCGCCATCGAGCATGAGGAGGCCACGCTGGTGTTCGCCGAGGACGGCACCTTGATCGGCAAGCTCTTCGCGGAGGAACGCACCAACATCCGCTATGAGGACCTGCCGCAGCACCTCATCGACGCCCTGGTGAGCACCGAGGACGCGCGCTTCTTCGAGCACCAGGGGGTGGACGGCACGAGCTACGTCCGCGTATTCTTCCGCACCATCCTCGGCGGTGACCGCAGCGCGGGCGGTGGCAGCACCATCAGCCAGCAGATCATCAAGAACCTCTATGGTCGCGAGCGGCACGGGCTGCTCACGGTGCCCGTGAACAAGATCAAGGAGGCGCTGGTGGCGCAGCGGCTGGAGCGCGTGTATGACAAGCGCGGCGTGCTCGTGCTCTACCTGAACAGCGTGCCGTTCGGCGAGAACCTCCATGGCATCGAGTCGGCCGCGCGCCGCTTCTTCGGCCGTTCCACGTCGCGGCTGAGCGTGGAGGAGGCCGCCGTACTGGTGGGCATGCTGAAGGCGAACACGGCCTACAACCCGCGCCTGCATCCCGACCGCGCCCGCGAACGCCGCAACACGGTGCTGGGCCTGATGGAGAAGCACGGCCACCTGGACGCGCGCACGGCGGACAGTCTTCAGGCCCTGCCGTTGAAGCTGCGCTACACCGGGCTCGACGCCTACGACGTGTACGGCTACTTCGTGGCCCGGGTGGCCGAGGAGGCCGAGGCCCTCCTGCGGGAGCAGGCCGCGGCAGCCCCCTCCGGCGGGAAGAAGAAGAAGGTCCTGCGGGCCCCTGTTCCGCCCGCGGCCCTCCCGGACCTGCGCAAGGACGGCCTGCGCATCCACACCACGCTCGATCCCGAGCTGCAGCACCTGGCCGTGGAGGCCTCGCGGGCACACCTCGCACGCATGCAGCCCAGGCTCGATGCGGAACTGAAGGCCTCAAAGGCCCGCACGGCATGGGAGCGCGCCAAGGGGCGGAAGGCCGACCGCGCTTGGAAAGCCGATGCCACCGCACCGCGCGAGCTGTACGACCACACCGGTGTCCGCGTGGACACGATCGGCCATCGCGACAGCCTGTGGCACTACCATCGCCTGCTGAACGCCGCCGTGCTGATGATGGAACCGGGCACCGGCAACGTGCGGGCCTGGGTGGGCGGCGGCCACCCCCGCTATCTGCCGTACGACCTGGTGAAGGCGCGTCGCTCCATCGCCAGCGCGATCAAGCCCGTGATCTATGCCGCCGCGCTGGAGGCCGGTCACGCGCCATGCACCTACCTCAGCAACACGCCACGCACCTATGCCGAATACGATGACTGGGCGCCGGGCAACTTCGACGGCGATACCACCGGCGGCGAGGTGGCCATGTGGGCGGCGCTGGCGCGCAGCATGAACCTGCCCACGGTGGACCTCTACTTCAGGCTGGACCAGGACTCGCTGCGCGACGTGGTGCGCGCCTTGGGCATTCCCGGTGTGCAGGTGCAGCATCCGTCGGTGTGCCTGGGTTCGTCCGACCTCAGCCTGCTCGACATGGTTCCGGTGTACGCGGCCTTCGCTGCACGCGGTCAACGGCCACGCCCACGCCTGATCACGCGCATCACCGACGCCGACGGCAAGGTGCTGTACGAAGCACCCCGTCCGCGGAGCCGGCGGGCGCTCACCGCGGAGGTGGCTGATGCCATGAACGCCATGCTGCGCCGAGCCGTGGACCAGGGCACGGGCACGGCGCTGCGCTCACGCCATGGCGTGGGTGGCGCCCTGGCCGGCAAGACGGGGACCTCCCAGGACCAGCGTGATGCCTGGTTCTTCGGCTACACGCCCGGGTTGGTGGTGGGCACCTGGGTCGGCGCGCGCGATCCGTCGGTTCATTTCCGCGGGGCCCTGGGCACCGGTTCGCAACTGGCCCTGCCCATCGCCGGGCAGGTGTTCCACGGCATCGAGGCGAGCAGTGAGCTGCGCCGGCGCTACATGCGACCCTTTACCGCGCCGGACTCCGCACGGTTCGTGATGGACTGTCCTGCCCGGCATGAGCCCGGTTGGATCGAGCGGCTGTTCGGGGGTCCGCCAGAAGACCCGACGGATACGAACGCGCGGCCCGGATTTCTGCAGCGCCTCTTCCGCGACCGGGAGCAGGAGCGCTGA
- the hflX gene encoding GTPase HflX has product MIETTRAKAETAVLVGLVTDEQDAGRVKEYLDELEFLATTAEIRTVKRFTQKLHRPDGRTYVGSGKLAEVKAWIEANGTDSVIFDDELTPAQQRNLEKELGRPVLDRPRLILDIFARRARTAHARTQVELAQYEYMLPRLTKLWTHLERQRGGTGTRGGAGEKEIETDRRIVRDRIALLKAQLRDIDRQKATQRGNRGKLVRVALVGYTNVGKSTLMNLLSKSDVFAEDKLFATLDTTVRKVVLGNLPFLLSDTVGFIRKLPHQLIESFKSTLDETREADLLLHVVDVSHHDFEQQYATVKQTLNEIGAGDKPVIVVLNKIDAYRPAPHDPDDLAPKRRDQFTLEELQRTWMSSMDGAECIFISAARRTNIDTLRRLLYDRVKALHIARYPYESDLLFKDAYLEGRVEEE; this is encoded by the coding sequence ATGATCGAGACCACGCGGGCGAAGGCCGAAACGGCCGTGCTGGTGGGCCTGGTGACCGATGAGCAGGACGCCGGGCGGGTGAAGGAATACCTGGACGAGCTGGAGTTCCTGGCCACCACGGCGGAGATCCGCACGGTGAAGCGGTTCACGCAGAAGCTGCACCGGCCCGACGGGCGCACGTACGTGGGCAGCGGCAAGCTGGCCGAGGTGAAGGCCTGGATCGAGGCGAACGGCACCGACAGTGTGATCTTCGACGATGAGCTGACGCCCGCCCAGCAGCGCAACCTGGAAAAGGAGCTCGGGCGGCCCGTGCTCGACCGGCCCCGCTTGATCCTGGACATCTTCGCCCGGAGGGCCCGCACGGCGCACGCCCGCACGCAGGTGGAGCTGGCACAGTACGAGTACATGCTGCCCCGCCTCACCAAGCTGTGGACGCACCTGGAACGGCAGCGCGGTGGCACCGGCACGCGGGGCGGGGCCGGCGAAAAGGAGATCGAGACCGACCGTCGCATCGTACGCGACCGCATCGCCCTGCTGAAGGCCCAGCTGCGCGACATCGACCGCCAGAAGGCCACCCAGCGCGGCAACCGTGGCAAGCTGGTGCGCGTGGCGCTCGTGGGCTACACCAACGTGGGCAAGAGCACGCTGATGAACCTGCTGAGCAAAAGCGATGTCTTCGCCGAGGACAAGCTCTTCGCCACGCTGGACACCACCGTGCGGAAGGTGGTGCTCGGCAACCTGCCCTTCCTGCTCAGCGACACGGTGGGCTTCATCCGCAAGCTGCCGCACCAGTTGATCGAGAGCTTCAAGAGCACCCTGGACGAAACGCGCGAGGCCGACCTGCTGCTGCACGTGGTGGATGTGAGCCACCACGACTTCGAACAGCAGTACGCCACGGTGAAGCAGACCCTGAACGAGATCGGCGCCGGCGACAAACCCGTGATCGTGGTGCTGAACAAGATCGACGCGTACCGCCCGGCCCCGCACGACCCGGACGACCTGGCGCCCAAGCGCCGCGATCAGTTCACACTGGAGGAGCTGCAGCGCACGTGGATGTCGAGCATGGACGGTGCGGAGTGCATCTTCATCAGCGCGGCGCGACGCACGAACATCGACACCCTGCGCCGGTTGCTGTATGACCGCGTGAAGGCGCTGCACATCGCGCGCTACCCGTACGAGAGCGATCTGCTGTTCAAGGACGCCTACCTCGAAGGTCGCGTGGAGGAGGAGTGA
- a CDS encoding cytochrome B: METNILGFFHSLLRYGVLAFVAAAGLTALNGLLRGRPILVYERTLAMVAVLLCHVQLVLGLILYFMRFKAFGMMQPAHQRFWKMEHIGTMVVAIVLVTVGRAMSKRAKEEPRKQRLIAIFFLIALVLMLWATPWPFKEVGRDLGWL; the protein is encoded by the coding sequence ATGGAGACGAACATCCTGGGTTTCTTCCACAGCCTGTTGCGCTACGGTGTGCTGGCCTTCGTGGCCGCTGCCGGCCTCACGGCGCTCAACGGCCTGCTGCGCGGTCGGCCCATCCTGGTCTATGAGCGCACCTTGGCCATGGTGGCGGTGCTGCTGTGCCATGTGCAGCTGGTGCTCGGCCTCATCCTCTACTTCATGCGGTTCAAGGCCTTCGGCATGATGCAGCCCGCCCACCAGCGATTCTGGAAGATGGAGCACATCGGAACGATGGTGGTCGCCATCGTGCTGGTGACGGTGGGACGTGCGATGAGCAAGCGGGCCAAGGAGGAGCCGCGCAAGCAGCGGCTCATCGCCATCTTCTTCCTGATCGCCCTGGTGCTGATGCTGTGGGCGACGCCCTGGCCGTTCAAGGAGGTGGGGCGCGACCTGGGCTGGTTATGA
- a CDS encoding cytochrome c — MRLLPLFAIVLLACTAGGSTEDPVMADTLPNGSPNGPALFQMHCTLCHGKDGKLGLSGAKDLTLSALTREEVSTVVAGGKGKMMGYRNMLKPVELDAVVDHVMALRTSAPGGRP; from the coding sequence ATGCGCCTGCTTCCCCTTTTCGCGATCGTGTTGCTGGCCTGCACAGCAGGCGGTTCCACGGAGGATCCGGTGATGGCCGACACGCTGCCGAACGGCTCCCCGAACGGTCCGGCGCTGTTCCAGATGCACTGCACCCTCTGCCACGGCAAGGACGGAAAGCTGGGGCTGAGCGGTGCGAAGGACCTCACCCTGTCGGCGCTCACGCGGGAGGAGGTGAGCACGGTGGTGGCCGGTGGCAAGGGGAAGATGATGGGCTACCGCAACATGCTGAAGCCCGTGGAGCTCGACGCCGTGGTGGACCACGTGATGGCGCTGCGCACAAGCGCACCCGGGGGTCGGCCATGA
- a CDS encoding amidohydrolase family protein, producing the protein MRTALTLLAALAACAVQAQRPAPAPPQSRSVLIREAQVHTGDGRLITGGFVGFRNGVIDHVGPTAPAARYDTVIDAAGGHLYPGLILPDATLGLAEIDQVHATIDEDEAGDITPEVRASTAYNVDSRIIPTVRRNGVLIAQIVPRGGVVSGRSSVVQLDAWDRRDALIAHDNGMHITWPRAFSRHGWWAEPGPVVKEKAEERERRLRELEQLFTEAAARARRPEAAPADVRIQALAGLFTGEMTLFVHAEQAQDIQEAVLFADRMGVHRTVIVGGHDAWRVADLLRDKRVAVLLRRVHSLPLRNDDDVDLPYRLPALLHERGVPFCLSYSGDMERMGARNLPFLAGTARAYGLPAEEAVRCVTLGAAQVLGIDARYGSLAVGKSATLFLSAGDALDMRTNAVRYAFIDGRAITLDSVQEELFEMHRSRLARP; encoded by the coding sequence ATGAGGACCGCACTGACCCTTCTCGCGGCCCTGGCCGCCTGTGCGGTGCAGGCCCAGCGGCCGGCGCCCGCCCCGCCCCAGTCCCGCAGCGTGCTCATCCGCGAGGCGCAGGTGCATACCGGCGATGGCCGGCTGATCACCGGCGGCTTCGTCGGCTTCCGCAACGGCGTGATCGATCACGTGGGCCCCACGGCCCCGGCGGCGCGCTACGACACGGTGATCGATGCCGCGGGCGGTCACCTCTACCCGGGTCTCATCCTGCCCGATGCCACATTGGGCCTGGCCGAGATCGATCAGGTGCACGCCACGATCGATGAGGACGAGGCCGGGGACATCACTCCGGAGGTGCGGGCCTCCACGGCCTACAACGTGGATTCGCGGATCATCCCCACGGTGCGCCGGAACGGTGTGCTCATCGCCCAGATCGTGCCGCGCGGCGGGGTGGTCAGCGGGCGCAGCAGCGTGGTGCAGCTCGATGCCTGGGACCGCCGCGATGCGCTCATCGCCCACGACAATGGCATGCACATCACCTGGCCCAGGGCCTTCAGCCGGCATGGGTGGTGGGCCGAGCCCGGTCCCGTGGTGAAGGAGAAGGCCGAGGAACGGGAGCGCCGCCTGCGCGAGCTGGAGCAGCTCTTCACCGAGGCCGCCGCCCGCGCCCGCCGGCCCGAGGCCGCACCGGCCGATGTCCGCATCCAGGCGCTGGCCGGCCTGTTCACCGGGGAGATGACCCTCTTCGTGCATGCCGAACAGGCGCAGGACATCCAGGAGGCCGTGCTCTTCGCGGACCGCATGGGCGTGCACCGCACCGTGATCGTGGGTGGCCACGATGCCTGGCGCGTCGCCGACCTGCTGCGCGACAAGCGCGTGGCCGTGCTGCTGCGTCGAGTGCACAGCCTCCCGTTGCGCAACGACGACGACGTGGACCTGCCCTATCGGCTGCCCGCCCTGCTGCACGAACGCGGGGTGCCCTTCTGCCTGAGCTACTCCGGCGACATGGAGCGCATGGGCGCCCGCAACCTGCCCTTCTTGGCCGGGACCGCCCGTGCCTACGGCCTTCCCGCCGAGGAGGCCGTCCGCTGCGTCACGCTGGGTGCCGCACAGGTGCTGGGCATCGACGCCCGCTACGGCAGCCTTGCCGTGGGCAAGAGCGCCACCCTCTTCCTCTCGGCCGGCGACGCGCTCGACATGCGCACCAACGCGGTGCGCTATGCCTTCATCGATGGCCGCGCCATCACCCTGGACAGCGTGCAGGAGGAGCTCTTCGAGATGCATCGGTCGCGTCTCGCGAGGCCCTGA